Genomic segment of Paenibacillaceae bacterium GAS479:
AAGCCCTTTCATTTCAAACAATGGAAAAGCGATCCTGCGGTTTTTGTCCTGATCATGGTTCGGAATAAAGTACTGTCTCTCTACTGCTTTATTCGGCCAGAAATGATAACGTCCCTTTGGAAACAGCAGCGTAGGTCTTTCCAGCTCTCTGCAGCTCTCAATCGCCCTGAATACAGCGACGGTTGCATCCCTTTCTTGATCCGGCTTTACGCCAAAGTCCTGTATGTTGACAATAGACACAATCATCTCTCCGATCGCAAAATCTCTCTTCATCCGATGTGTTCGGAAGCTTTCTGTCTCATATAATTCAATCACCATACTGATATTAACGTATAAATTATATTTATTACCTCGAATTGTTTCTAGTGTAATTTAGTTTAATTTAAACGTCAACTAGTAATTTTTCTGGACGAGAAATCATACTGGTTAAATCCTTCCTCAAAATAAAAAGGCCATCTGCTCCAGGAACAACGTTCCTCGAACCGATGGCCAAAACGCCGACATAGGTCAGCAGCGCCCTTCTTCAGTATGCAGCTTATAACGATTGCCGTTCTACGTAATTCGTCGGCAAAATATAGCGAATAGGGAACTCTCGTTCTTCTCGCAGCTTGGAAATTGCGGCTTGAACCGCCATGACGCCGATTTCAAAGGTTGGCACACTGATTGTCGTCAGCCCCGGCGACAAATAGCCTCCCATTTCATTGTTGTCAAAGCCAAGTATTTTAACCTGCTCCGGTAGTTGAATTCCCTTTTCCCGGAAAGCGTGCATCGAGCCAATGGCGATAAGGTCGCTTGCTGCAAACACAGCCTCTGGCAGCTGCTCCGAGCGTTCCAAAAACGCCGTCATGGCGGATTTTGCCGATTCAATTTCCCAATCCTCATGTTCAATAATAAATTCCGGCTGCGGCTCTCTACCGAGCAGCTTGTGCGCATCGACAAAAGCCTCGAATCTAGAACTGGTCTTAGATCCGATAAATGCCGTTTTTTCAAAACGATTCACCAGCTTCGTTTTCAGCCAGCCTAACGTATCGGAGTAAAAATCGATGCCGACGTAGTCGACGTAATCGGGAATGAACTTGGGCTCGATTCCAGCAATCGTCACCTGTATGTTCTTGCTTTTAAGCTTATTGAAATAGTCGGGGTCGGTGCCAGCCACCCAAATAATCGCATCAACGCCCAACTCCTCCAGCTTGTCGCATAATTCGGAGGGTTTATAAAGATCCAGATCTAGGCAATTGAATGCGATAGGAATGCCTTTTTTCACGGCCTCCGACTCAATCCCTTTTATGATATGGTAGCCATAAGAGCCTTGAGAAGCATAGGATGAAAGCCCAAGTACGTAGGCAAGCTTATAAGCGGTTTGCGGCTTTTCCGCTGCAACGCTTTTTTTACTCTTAACTTTATAATTCATACTTTCAACAAGCGACCAGATCAATTTCTGAGTTTCTTCGCTGCAAACGTTCGTATCGTTAAAGTTAACTACGCGGGATACGGTTGTAACCGATAAATTTGTTTTGTTAGCGATATCTTTCAACGTGACCATACTTATCCTCCTCGATTCAACCTGTCTACCGCAGAATCGTTCATTCATTCACTTTACTTTATTTCAGGTTTATAAATCAATAATTATACTTAAATTAATCTAGAATTTAATAGAACAATTCGATTTAATTTACTACTGAAATAAATAAGCGAGAACCACTGATGCTTTGGGCGCGACTCTAACGACACGCTCAACCTGTTCACTACTGTTCTTATCTTATCAAAAATATGAAGTGATTAATAACTCAATCCGGATCATAATCGATTAACAAATTCATTTTGAGGTTATCTTACCGTTCAATTAATCTAATTCTCTATGAATCTCTTCTGTTTATCGAATTTACTTACTTTGTTTTCCAATTGTTCGGTGGAATGTATAAACACAAGTATATCGATGAACCTGCGAAATGTAAAAAAAGCATCCACCGCAGGGAGATCTGCGAGCCGATGCTTTCCGGTTGCTGGAGTTAAAGTGGAACGGCAGGAAGGACGATTACCGAGGAAGCTTGTAGCGAAGTTCGAGAGCTTCCGCTTCGATTGAGCGAGACATTACAGCGACCTCACGAAGATAACCACGCTGGACGATCTTTTGCAGGAGCAAAGACAAGTCTATCGGCAAATCCGCTAGTGTACAATGGCGAGAAAGCTCGGAAATGCTCCATGGCTCATCACGAGACTCCATTATTTGGAAAATAAGCCCGCAGCTAGATTTCATCTTGCTCATCATCGAAAATTCGCAAGCCAAAAGAACTAGCTTAATCCGCTGTTCCAGCGTTTCTGGACTCGCAGACAATTCCTCATAGAGCTTATAAATGCCGGGATGGAATCGTCTCATCTGACGCCACACTAATGGTTCTGGATGCTGTCCCGCCTCAATAAGCTCCAAATGAGCGTAATGATTAAGCGTTCGAACAATATGGTTATGGGCATCCAGCAAGAAACCATCTTCCAGATTCTGCTTGGCTAGCAAGTAGGAATGGAGGAATTGGCTATACTCTACCAGCAGCTTGCGCTTCATAAGCTCGTCGGAGTAGATGCGTAGATCCGCCTTCAACCGTTCGATCATTTCCTCTGGATCGTAAACGATATCACCGCGCAAAATCCATTCCATGACATCCTTATGCCGACTGTTCGATATCCAATGTAAAAGAAGGTCACGGGTAACACGCTGAATCATGACATGCTGGCCATCCATACGCCGATGCTCAATGGAGGGATCGCAGGCTTCATCGCTGATCACCAGAAGAAGCATGTCCAGACCGTCCAGCTGCCGCTGAAAAGGATAAGGATCCTTTACGGCCAAAAGGCCGATTACGCCTTCTTTATGCTGCATCAAGCTGGAAACCTGTTTGTTCAAAATTTCCACAACGTTATCCCCCATATAGCTTCCACTGGATGTTTCCGCTATAATATTATTCTATAGGTTTTATTTCGACAAATGCAGGCCGTTTCCTTCCTAGGCTACAAGAAATCGGGACTGGGTCCTATATTCGTGAAGGGATTGTTGCAAAAAATGCTACTAAAGTCCAGTAAAATTAACGAATTTCGATTGTGGGGCCTAGTTCTGATCCTGGTAGGAATGGGCGTTATGATTCTAGGCACAGCGGGAATCGTTTTCTGGGGCCAGACCGGCAAAATATTTGCTGGGATATTTATGGTTATCGGTATGATTGCGCTGCTAATCAGCGTCGGCATTTACTTCTGGGCCGGCATGCTCTCAACCAGCGCCGTTATGTTGATTTGCCCAGATTGCGGACGTCAGACTAAAATTCTTGGACGTACCGATCGCTGTATGTATTGCCGGACGATTTTAACACTTGATGCCGACCAGGCCACCGAAGGTACTGGAGATTCCGATGCGATCACTGCTACGCCAGCCAAACCGGAAGCGCCTTCTTCTCAAGTCTGAGATGTTGTCAGAAACGATGTTTCGCCGATTCCTTCTCCATTGAATGCCAAAAGCCGCTCCACCAACTTCAGTTTCCTGAAGCTGGTGGAGCGGCTTTTTTGTTCGAAAATTCTAAGTAGCAGGATTCAACTGTTTATGGATTACTGGCCATATACTATCCGTTTGGAAGGAGCGCGCCCAAGTTGCCACGCCAGCCAAGTCGTATTTATGAACAAGATCGACCCGGGACTTGATGGAGACAGCATCCTCGATCCAGATCCGGTTCGTGATGCCCTCACCCTCCACATATTCCACATAGTTCTGTTTGGTCGCCTCATCATAAACCGGCTTCAGCTTACGGTTGGAGATAATCTCCCGAACCCGGTTCATGCCAACTGACTTAGAACTAACCTTGATACTCTGGTCCTCTACAGCCTTTTCACTCCATATTCTAGTGTACAAAGGCATACTCAGGACGAGTTTGGAGGCAGGAACATTATCTTCCTCTAGCAGTCGAACGAGAGATTTCTCCACCCAAGGCAAGGATGCCACGGAACCGGCTTTAGGACTCGATGCCCAATGCTCGTCATAAGCCATCAACATCATGTAATCCACGCTCTGTATGAGAGCTTCACGATCCAAAAAGAGCGACCAAAGCTCACTGTTGGATTTGGGCGTCACATCGATGGATACAATCAGCCCCGCATCGTGTAGCAGAGGCGACAGCTCGCGAACAAACTGTACTAGATTTTCCTTGTCGGCTGTCCGGACATTTTCAAAATCGATGTTGATTCCTTGCAGCTTGTACAGCTTCGCAAAATCGAGTAACTGCTGGATCATAGAGAACCGCGTCTCGACATTCGCAAGCGCCTTAGTAGTACGATCAGGATCAAATCCATTGCTGAACAATGCCCAGATCTGAATGCCTTTTCCGCGAGCCCAAGCGGCGTAATTGGCATCCGCCTTGCTGTGAATCTGCCCGCTGCCATCACTAAGCTCGAACCATGTCGGACTTACGACATTTACGCCTTCCATGGCGGAATATTGGGATGGATCAAGCCGCTTGCTGTACACTGCATCCCAAGTCATATTGACTTTCCGGCCTGCTTTCCAGGGAAGTTTAGGCTTCTCTTCCTTCATAGGCTCGATCGTTTCATCGCCCGTCAGTCGCAATTCATCCTTGCGCACATAACCACTGTTGCCTGACGGCCCCTGTACCCTGTACCAGCCATCAAGCTCTTCCCACACCGTTAACTTGCCACCCGTCCCAGCAAGCTCGACATAGGGTCTACGAATCGACGGCTCGGAACGGATGTAGACTTCCCTCTCTGCCGGCTCGGCCTTCTTCAGCTTGTCTCCTGCCTTGATAAGAGTCACATTGCCGGAAGCCTCTGCCACCGATGCCTGAATTCCAAAAAGCGAAGAGAGCGACGCAAGCGGGATGTAAACCCGGCCGTTGAACTCTTTTGGTGCGGCTGTTAATTGGACCGGCTTGTTGCCAAGCTTGGCCTGCAGTTCGTCCTGCTTCATGCGCAATACTTTGGAACTGTTGGTGAGGATAATCGATTGCGTCTGCTCTTCATACCGGACAGGAAGCTTACTTCCGAGCACCTCGGTAACGGCTTCTAAAGGCAGAAGCATCTCCTTCTCCGCAAGCAATGCACCAGAATTCAAATACTTACCATTATAAAAAATGGGATTTTCTGTCCCATACTCAGGCTTTGCGTATTCTTTACTTGGCATAAGCTTCGTGTAAGCCGCCCATGCACCGGCAATAATTCCAATGATGACGCAAATTCCCAGCAGTCGTCCCAATCCGCTTCTACGGCGCCGGCCACCGTAGGAGTTCCCCCTGTTCATGAGTCACGCTCCTTTTATTGTCACTGTTAAGACGAGTCAGCGCTTGATAAAGTTTCCTTCTAGCATTCAATTAATCTATCAGCAAAAAAATGCAAAAAAACCTGGGGAAGCTTCGCTTCCTCAGGTTTAATTGTAATGCGAGTTAACTCCGCACTTTGTACATACACCATAAATTTCCATCCGATGACCTTCAACCCGGAACCCTGTTACCTTGGAAGCAGCCCGCTCAACTTCCATAAGAGGCGGATAATCAAAGTCCACAATCTCCCCGCATGTTTTGCAAATAGCATGATAATGGTCCGACAGATTCGCGTCAAACCGACTGGAATCATCCCCATAAGTCAGCTCACGCACTAACCCGGCTTCTACGAAGAGTCGAAGATTATTGTAGATCGTTGCGACGCTCATGCTTGGGAAATCGGGTGACAACGCTTTATAGATCTCATCCGCCGTTGGATGAGTCATTGAGTTCATCAGAAATCCAAGAATCGCGTGACGCTGCGGGGTCATGCGGACGCCGCTTGATTTCAGCTGCTCTAAAGCCTGTTCTACGCTGGCTCCCATTCCCGAATCACGCCTTCCTTATAGTATTAATTACTTTGTAATAGTTCTATTGTACTCACGACCTTTACGTTTTGT
This window contains:
- a CDS encoding LacI family transcriptional regulator; amino-acid sequence: MVTLKDIANKTNLSVTTVSRVVNFNDTNVCSEETQKLIWSLVESMNYKVKSKKSVAAEKPQTAYKLAYVLGLSSYASQGSYGYHIIKGIESEAVKKGIPIAFNCLDLDLYKPSELCDKLEELGVDAIIWVAGTDPDYFNKLKSKNIQVTIAGIEPKFIPDYVDYVGIDFYSDTLGWLKTKLVNRFEKTAFIGSKTSSRFEAFVDAHKLLGREPQPEFIIEHEDWEIESAKSAMTAFLERSEQLPEAVFAASDLIAIGSMHAFREKGIQLPEQVKILGFDNNEMGGYLSPGLTTISVPTFEIGVMAVQAAISKLREEREFPIRYILPTNYVERQSL
- a CDS encoding Nucleotidyltransferase-like, which translates into the protein MGDNVVEILNKQVSSLMQHKEGVIGLLAVKDPYPFQRQLDGLDMLLLVISDEACDPSIEHRRMDGQHVMIQRVTRDLLLHWISNSRHKDVMEWILRGDIVYDPEEMIERLKADLRIYSDELMKRKLLVEYSQFLHSYLLAKQNLEDGFLLDAHNHIVRTLNHYAHLELIEAGQHPEPLVWRQMRRFHPGIYKLYEELSASPETLEQRIKLVLLACEFSMMSKMKSSCGLIFQIMESRDEPWSISELSRHCTLADLPIDLSLLLQKIVQRGYLREVAVMSRSIEAEALELRYKLPR
- a CDS encoding Zinc-ribbon containing domain-containing protein, with product MQAVSFLGYKKSGLGPIFVKGLLQKMLLKSSKINEFRLWGLVLILVGMGVMILGTAGIVFWGQTGKIFAGIFMVIGMIALLISVGIYFWAGMLSTSAVMLICPDCGRQTKILGRTDRCMYCRTILTLDADQATEGTGDSDAITATPAKPEAPSSQV
- a CDS encoding Copper amine oxidase N-terminal domain-containing protein is translated as MNRGNSYGGRRRRSGLGRLLGICVIIGIIAGAWAAYTKLMPSKEYAKPEYGTENPIFYNGKYLNSGALLAEKEMLLPLEAVTEVLGSKLPVRYEEQTQSIILTNSSKVLRMKQDELQAKLGNKPVQLTAAPKEFNGRVYIPLASLSSLFGIQASVAEASGNVTLIKAGDKLKKAEPAEREVYIRSEPSIRRPYVELAGTGGKLTVWEELDGWYRVQGPSGNSGYVRKDELRLTGDETIEPMKEEKPKLPWKAGRKVNMTWDAVYSKRLDPSQYSAMEGVNVVSPTWFELSDGSGQIHSKADANYAAWARGKGIQIWALFSNGFDPDRTTKALANVETRFSMIQQLLDFAKLYKLQGINIDFENVRTADKENLVQFVRELSPLLHDAGLIVSIDVTPKSNSELWSLFLDREALIQSVDYMMLMAYDEHWASSPKAGSVASLPWVEKSLVRLLEEDNVPASKLVLSMPLYTRIWSEKAVEDQSIKVSSKSVGMNRVREIISNRKLKPVYDEATKQNYVEYVEGEGITNRIWIEDAVSIKSRVDLVHKYDLAGVATWARSFQTDSIWPVIHKQLNPAT
- a CDS encoding Fur family transcriptional regulator, peroxide stress response regulator, with the protein product MGASVEQALEQLKSSGVRMTPQRHAILGFLMNSMTHPTADEIYKALSPDFPSMSVATIYNNLRLFVEAGLVRELTYGDDSSRFDANLSDHYHAICKTCGEIVDFDYPPLMEVERAASKVTGFRVEGHRMEIYGVCTKCGVNSHYN